One genomic segment of Styela clava chromosome 3, kaStyClav1.hap1.2, whole genome shotgun sequence includes these proteins:
- the LOC120342195 gene encoding uncharacterized protein LOC120342195 isoform X2, whose translation MSSLTKVSSDGNANKKNNLMSIIDSLHSSSNVNQSNENDNSSTSMRAEESQNHESENSDVPCKTEPKDESKVDSGAFPTQESSITEKDSQALNTDNDLVGNILKMLYQAMSNNTDQESGSSQPSMDDTPNDEALLEMQHPPTRSKSAVQPLLNSLANGTQEVKSIIHNDINLVYECRRCKGLFRALPNLLRHKKEYCRDIGVFSSFMNRPTNSTEEEDTAFQRVLSALHPPESSHNLTTSESLNNSNTTLVHNIDSSSVPHGTYLIPVAQHPIQSMPSNVVGSSFLPRNIAPSVQGTNMIKPGQVMSFMHNSASNFTIGKSVQNGPRSTQSKKHFCPLCKKVMSERKSVRRHLVRIHKLSVMDALKLVHSGNGNAMSKQAKSSSTTSTDQPKSSPHIVNITSNSTSPKSANDSLPQKEDKPNQSIQNLNEICIEILKLGDGRKINVLPSTFKLFSKQCPVCPRVLCRRTNVRRHLLESHNFIIKGDKKYDQLKELLNKKGFASPSLRTLRTVKISGTNDKTRPAKKNTVGTKVIIGNGLGTQMPSLSLLRVNQGPETENITESNGNSSTLEVKQEILNAGQYSPDSVSQLQPPSVDEDTFTTIKIETNDQEMLRVDKQTSQIDRISSFGCPICNKSFSRMRTLRNHMFSFHNISNEEFNQKYITSNSSNTIKRASEQAVEMNDEPPQKSRKLESDLSGTNILNHVPITYRENVSASQQSSAQGDVEKASPTGMNTSPTVSFSNGTDLLQGDEGCSNRRIVLRKLGTASNTTDPSTSTMVRPLIEVKLKRTIIGSKEPGKSINISSLKSFVTSTNTSHASSPNSGIRSPKTSLLAKSPDGTNKPSFDIGKQICYTCHRNFATSQGIRSHLLQVHRLSNHDALAASRDCSPVSEHLQRAGLEHGYDIMLAKCILCNKLCFSREYLANHMKKIHHLSEDEIKYVTASYTSEIKPKKSPAARVQSSLSTNSEPKGKANKTTKNNKLFAIPTASKTECEIKGKYICDVKGKCDTSSSTLPKELD comes from the exons ATGTCTAGTCTGACCAAAGTCTCTAGTGATGGAAACGCcaataagaaaaataatttaatgtCTATTATCGATTCGTTGCACTCTTCTTCAAATGTCAATCAATCAAATGAAAATGACAATTCTTCAACTAGTATGAGGGCTGAAGAATCCCAGAATCATGAATCTGAGAATTCTGATGTTCCATGCAAAACTGAACCTAAAGACGAGTCCAAAGTTGATTCTGGTGCGTTCCCAACTCAAGAATCAAGTATTACTGAGAAAGATTCCCAGGCACTCAATACAGACAATGATTTGGtgggaaatattttgaaaatgttgtATCAAGCCATGTCAAACAATACAGATCAAGAATCTGGCTCGTCCCAACCTTCGATGGATGATACTCCCAATGACGAAGCTTTACTTGAAATGCAACATCCACCTACAAGAAGCAAATCAGCGGTTCAGCCTCTGCTGAACAGCCTTGCAAATGGCACGCAAGAAGTAAAATCGATTATACATAACGATATCAATTTGGTGTACGAATGCAGAAGATGTAAAGGATTATTTCGTGCGTTGCCGAATTTACTTCGACACAAGAAAGAGTATTGTAGAGACATTGGCGTGTTTTCTTCATTCATGAATAGACCAACCAATAGTACAGAAGAGGAAGACACCGCTTTTCAACGGGTTCTCAGTGCTTTGCACCCTCCAGAATCATCTCATAATTTAACTACTTCAGAAAGTTTGAACAATTCAAACACAACTTTAGTACATAATATAGACTCATCATCTGTCCCTCATGGTACATATCTTATACCAGTTGCGCAACACCCAATTCAAAGCATGCCATCCAATGTAGTTGGATCAAGTTTCCTTCCAAGGAATATTGCGCCATCGGTTCAAGGTACAAATATGATAAAACCCGGACAAGTTATGTCATTTATGCACAATAGCGCCTCGAATTTTACAATCGGTAAAAGCGTACAAAATGGTCCGAGGTCTACACAGAGCAAAAAGCACTTTTGTCCTCTATGCAAAAAGGTGATGTCAGAACGAAAAAGTGTTCGGCGACATCTTGTGCGTATACATAAATTGTCTGTAATGGATGCTTTGAAGCTTGTACATAGCGGAAATGGTAATGCAATGTCCAAACAAGCTAAGAGCTCCAGTACTACCTCTACTGATCAACCCAAATCTAGCCCACACATTGTAAATATCACTTCAAACTCGACTTCACCTAAATCAGCAAATGATTCTCTGCCTCAAAAAGAAGATAAGCCGAATCAAagcattcaaaatttgaatgaaatttgcATCGAAATCTTGAAACTTGGAGATGGTAGAAAGATCAACGTACTTCCATCCACTTTTAAACTCTTCAGCAAGCAGTGCCCGGTTTGTCCACGGGTACTATGCAGAAGAACAAATGTTCGGCGGCATTTATTAGAATCccataattttatcataaaagGTGACAAGAAATATGATCAGCTAAAAGAATTATTGAATAAGAAAGGATTTGCTAGTCCATCGTTGCGCACCTTAAGAACTGTTAAAATATCAGGTACTAATGATAAAACACGGCCGGCGAAGAAAAATACTGTTGGGACAAAAGTTATTATTGGAAATGGTCTTGGTACCCAGATGCCTTCACTTTCATTGTTAAGGGTTAATCAAGGCCctgaaacagaaaatataacGGAATCCAATGGTAATTCATCAACGCTAGAAGTCAAACAAGAGATATTAAACGCTGGACAATATTCACCAGATTCAGTCAGTCAACTTCAGCCACCTTCCGTAGATGAAGATACGTTTACTACGATAAAGATTGAGACTAACGACCAAGAGATGTTGAGAGTTGACAAACAAACATCACAAATTGACCGCATATCCAGTTTTGGATGTCCTATTTGCAACAAAAGTTTTTCTAGAATGCGAACGTTGAGAAATCATATGTTTTCCTTTCATAATATAAGCAATGAAGAATTTAACCAGAAGTATATTACCTCAAACTCTTCAAACACCATCAAACGGGCATCTGAACAAGCAGTGGAAATGAATGATGAGCCCCCTCAGAAAAGTAGAAAACTAGAATCAGACTTATCTGGCACCAATATTTTGAACCACGTACCAATTACCTATAGAGAAAATGTTTCAGCCTCGCAACAGTCTTCAGCACAAGGGGATGTAGAGAAAGCGTCTCCCACTGGAATGAATACATCACCAACAGTATCCTTTAGCAACGGGACCGATCTTCTTCAGGGGGACGAAGGCTGTAGCAACAGGAGAATAGTTCTAAGAAAACTGGGCACTGCTAGCAACACTACTGATCCAAGTACAAGCACTATGGTGCGACCGCTTATTGAGGTTAAGCTCAAACGAACAATTATAGGATCAAAAGAACCTGGGAAAAGTATTAATATATCTTCCTTGAAATCTTTTGTTACCTCAACTAACACCTCACATGCTTCATCACCAAATTCTGGAATAAGATCTCCAAAAACATCTCTTTTGGCCAAGTCGCCTGATGGGACTAACAAGCCTTCGTTTGATATTGGTAAACAAATTTGTTATACTTGCCATAGAAATTTTGCCACATCGCAAGGAATCAGAAGTCATTTATTGCAAGTGCATCGTTTATCAAACCATGATGCTTTAGCTGCAAGTCGTGACTGTTCACCAGTGAGTGAGCATCTGCAAAGAGCTGGACTTGAACACGGTTACGATATTATGTTAGCAAAGTGCATACTTTGCAATAAATTATGTTTCTCTCGAGAATATTTAGCCAaccatatgaaaaaaattcatcatCTATCGGAGGATGAAATAAAGTACGTAACAGCATCATACACAAGTGAAATCAAACCAAAAAAGTCTCCAGCAGCTAGAGTGCAATCATCTTTGTCAACGAATTCAG AGCCTAAAGGTAAAGccaataaaacaacaaaaaacaacaaattgttTGCAATTCCAACCGCCAGTAAGACAGAATGTGAAATTAAAGGGAAGTATATATGTGACGTCAAAGGAAAGTGTGATACAAGCTCTTCAACTTTACCCAAAGAACTTGATTAA
- the LOC120342195 gene encoding uncharacterized protein LOC120342195 isoform X1 yields MSSLTKVSSDGNANKKNNLMSIIDSLHSSSNVNQSNENDNSSTSMRAEESQNHESENSDVPCKTEPKDESKVDSGAFPTQESSITEKDSQALNTDNDLVGNILKMLYQAMSNNTDQESGSSQPSMDDTPNDEALLEMQHPPTRSKSAVQPLLNSLANGTQEVKSIIHNDINLVYECRRCKGLFRALPNLLRHKKEYCRDIGVFSSFMNRPTNSTEEEDTAFQRVLSALHPPESSHNLTTSESLNNSNTTLVHNIDSSSVPHGTYLIPVAQHPIQSMPSNVVGSSFLPRNIAPSVQGTNMIKPGQVMSFMHNSASNFTIGKSVQNGPRSTQSKKHFCPLCKKVMSERKSVRRHLVRIHKLSVMDALKLVHSGNGNAMSKQAKSSSTTSTDQPKSSPHIVNITSNSTSPKSANDSLPQKEDKPNQSIQNLNEICIEILKLGDGRKINVLPSTFKLFSKQCPVCPRVLCRRTNVRRHLLESHNFIIKGDKKYDQLKELLNKKGFASPSLRTLRTVKISGTNDKTRPAKKNTVGTKVIIGNGLGTQMPSLSLLRVNQGPETENITESNGNSSTLEVKQEILNAGQYSPDSVSQLQPPSVDEDTFTTIKIETNDQEMLRVDKQTSQIDRISSFGCPICNKSFSRMRTLRNHMFSFHNISNEEFNQKYITSNSSNTIKRASEQAVEMNDEPPQKSRKLESDLSGTNILNHVPITYRENVSASQQSSAQGDVEKASPTGMNTSPTVSFSNGTDLLQGDEGCSNRRIVLRKLGTASNTTDPSTSTMVRPLIEVKLKRTIIGSKEPGKSINISSLKSFVTSTNTSHASSPNSGIRSPKTSLLAKSPDGTNKPSFDIGKQICYTCHRNFATSQGIRSHLLQVHRLSNHDALAASRDCSPVSEHLQRAGLEHGYDIMLAKCILCNKLCFSREYLANHMKKIHHLSEDEIKYVTASYTSEIKPKKSPAARVQSSLSTNSGQPKQSLKVKPIKQQKTTNCLQFQPPVRQNVKLKGSIYVTSKESVIQALQLYPKNLINSKSMRCIKCKHRYKKMWDLKVHLLKHTGTGLYACKHCPKPTQYLGPTRSEDVIKHLTEKHQIKITAKNRLRYLEECRVNNDPLWAAYDFPLGRKRVPLL; encoded by the exons ATGTCTAGTCTGACCAAAGTCTCTAGTGATGGAAACGCcaataagaaaaataatttaatgtCTATTATCGATTCGTTGCACTCTTCTTCAAATGTCAATCAATCAAATGAAAATGACAATTCTTCAACTAGTATGAGGGCTGAAGAATCCCAGAATCATGAATCTGAGAATTCTGATGTTCCATGCAAAACTGAACCTAAAGACGAGTCCAAAGTTGATTCTGGTGCGTTCCCAACTCAAGAATCAAGTATTACTGAGAAAGATTCCCAGGCACTCAATACAGACAATGATTTGGtgggaaatattttgaaaatgttgtATCAAGCCATGTCAAACAATACAGATCAAGAATCTGGCTCGTCCCAACCTTCGATGGATGATACTCCCAATGACGAAGCTTTACTTGAAATGCAACATCCACCTACAAGAAGCAAATCAGCGGTTCAGCCTCTGCTGAACAGCCTTGCAAATGGCACGCAAGAAGTAAAATCGATTATACATAACGATATCAATTTGGTGTACGAATGCAGAAGATGTAAAGGATTATTTCGTGCGTTGCCGAATTTACTTCGACACAAGAAAGAGTATTGTAGAGACATTGGCGTGTTTTCTTCATTCATGAATAGACCAACCAATAGTACAGAAGAGGAAGACACCGCTTTTCAACGGGTTCTCAGTGCTTTGCACCCTCCAGAATCATCTCATAATTTAACTACTTCAGAAAGTTTGAACAATTCAAACACAACTTTAGTACATAATATAGACTCATCATCTGTCCCTCATGGTACATATCTTATACCAGTTGCGCAACACCCAATTCAAAGCATGCCATCCAATGTAGTTGGATCAAGTTTCCTTCCAAGGAATATTGCGCCATCGGTTCAAGGTACAAATATGATAAAACCCGGACAAGTTATGTCATTTATGCACAATAGCGCCTCGAATTTTACAATCGGTAAAAGCGTACAAAATGGTCCGAGGTCTACACAGAGCAAAAAGCACTTTTGTCCTCTATGCAAAAAGGTGATGTCAGAACGAAAAAGTGTTCGGCGACATCTTGTGCGTATACATAAATTGTCTGTAATGGATGCTTTGAAGCTTGTACATAGCGGAAATGGTAATGCAATGTCCAAACAAGCTAAGAGCTCCAGTACTACCTCTACTGATCAACCCAAATCTAGCCCACACATTGTAAATATCACTTCAAACTCGACTTCACCTAAATCAGCAAATGATTCTCTGCCTCAAAAAGAAGATAAGCCGAATCAAagcattcaaaatttgaatgaaatttgcATCGAAATCTTGAAACTTGGAGATGGTAGAAAGATCAACGTACTTCCATCCACTTTTAAACTCTTCAGCAAGCAGTGCCCGGTTTGTCCACGGGTACTATGCAGAAGAACAAATGTTCGGCGGCATTTATTAGAATCccataattttatcataaaagGTGACAAGAAATATGATCAGCTAAAAGAATTATTGAATAAGAAAGGATTTGCTAGTCCATCGTTGCGCACCTTAAGAACTGTTAAAATATCAGGTACTAATGATAAAACACGGCCGGCGAAGAAAAATACTGTTGGGACAAAAGTTATTATTGGAAATGGTCTTGGTACCCAGATGCCTTCACTTTCATTGTTAAGGGTTAATCAAGGCCctgaaacagaaaatataacGGAATCCAATGGTAATTCATCAACGCTAGAAGTCAAACAAGAGATATTAAACGCTGGACAATATTCACCAGATTCAGTCAGTCAACTTCAGCCACCTTCCGTAGATGAAGATACGTTTACTACGATAAAGATTGAGACTAACGACCAAGAGATGTTGAGAGTTGACAAACAAACATCACAAATTGACCGCATATCCAGTTTTGGATGTCCTATTTGCAACAAAAGTTTTTCTAGAATGCGAACGTTGAGAAATCATATGTTTTCCTTTCATAATATAAGCAATGAAGAATTTAACCAGAAGTATATTACCTCAAACTCTTCAAACACCATCAAACGGGCATCTGAACAAGCAGTGGAAATGAATGATGAGCCCCCTCAGAAAAGTAGAAAACTAGAATCAGACTTATCTGGCACCAATATTTTGAACCACGTACCAATTACCTATAGAGAAAATGTTTCAGCCTCGCAACAGTCTTCAGCACAAGGGGATGTAGAGAAAGCGTCTCCCACTGGAATGAATACATCACCAACAGTATCCTTTAGCAACGGGACCGATCTTCTTCAGGGGGACGAAGGCTGTAGCAACAGGAGAATAGTTCTAAGAAAACTGGGCACTGCTAGCAACACTACTGATCCAAGTACAAGCACTATGGTGCGACCGCTTATTGAGGTTAAGCTCAAACGAACAATTATAGGATCAAAAGAACCTGGGAAAAGTATTAATATATCTTCCTTGAAATCTTTTGTTACCTCAACTAACACCTCACATGCTTCATCACCAAATTCTGGAATAAGATCTCCAAAAACATCTCTTTTGGCCAAGTCGCCTGATGGGACTAACAAGCCTTCGTTTGATATTGGTAAACAAATTTGTTATACTTGCCATAGAAATTTTGCCACATCGCAAGGAATCAGAAGTCATTTATTGCAAGTGCATCGTTTATCAAACCATGATGCTTTAGCTGCAAGTCGTGACTGTTCACCAGTGAGTGAGCATCTGCAAAGAGCTGGACTTGAACACGGTTACGATATTATGTTAGCAAAGTGCATACTTTGCAATAAATTATGTTTCTCTCGAGAATATTTAGCCAaccatatgaaaaaaattcatcatCTATCGGAGGATGAAATAAAGTACGTAACAGCATCATACACAAGTGAAATCAAACCAAAAAAGTCTCCAGCAGCTAGAGTGCAATCATCTTTGTCAACGAATTCAGGTCAGCCTAAACAG AGCCTAAAGGTAAAGccaataaaacaacaaaaaacaacaaattgttTGCAATTCCAACCGCCAGTAAGACAGAATGTGAAATTAAAGGGAAGTATATATGTGACGTCAAAGGAAAGTGTGATACAAGCTCTTCAACTTTACCCAAAGAACTTGATTAATTCAAAGTCAATGAGATGCATTAAATGCAAGCATAG